From a single Candidatus Izimaplasma bacterium HR1 genomic region:
- the hup_2 gene encoding DNA-binding protein HU: MNKTELIARIAEVSGLTKKDSETALNSTLAAIQESLVSGEKVVLTGFGTFEVRDRKERVGHNPRTNEKIHIPAQKSPAFKAGKVLKEAVR, from the coding sequence ATGAATAAAACTGAATTAATCGCTAGAATCGCAGAAGTATCTGGATTAACTAAGAAAGATTCTGAGACTGCTTTAAACTCAACATTAGCAGCTATCCAAGAATCATTAGTTTCAGGGGAAAAAGTTGTATTAACAGGATTTGGTACTTTTGAAGTACGTGACAGAAAAGAAAGAGTTGGTCATAATCCAAGAACTAACGAAAAAATTCACATTCCTGCTCAAAAATCTCCTGCATTTAAAGCTGGTAAAGTTTTAAAAGAAGCAGTTAGATAA
- the gpsA gene encoding Glycerol-3-phosphate dehydrogenase, protein MKISVIGGGSWGLALSNVLSNNKHEVLVYDKSTKIINKINKLHICYQLNENINEDIKATNNLTEVLNFSETVLFAVPTKVLRDVLNDVNKVQSKPKLFINAAKGIEPDTFLRVSEIFNEMIPSKFLKGFVALSGPSHAEEVIKNMTTVVTTASDVNEHAVFAQMLFNNNDYFRVYSSTDLKGVELGGALKNIFALASGLIAGKGMGDNARAALITRGLVEMEKFYENYGADTKSLKGLTGLGDLVVTCTSSHSRNYQAGFKIGHGKDLEETLKSMTMVVEGIRTCEAAYKYAVEHDLDLPIITAIYHVLFDKMTPELALKKLFERSLKSEH, encoded by the coding sequence ATGAAAATTAGTGTTATTGGTGGAGGTTCATGGGGTTTAGCATTATCTAATGTCCTTAGTAATAATAAACATGAAGTACTTGTTTATGACAAAAGTACTAAAATCATTAATAAAATCAATAAACTACACATATGTTATCAATTAAACGAGAACATAAATGAAGATATAAAAGCAACTAATAACTTAACTGAAGTTCTAAACTTTAGTGAAACAGTATTATTTGCTGTACCAACAAAAGTGTTAAGAGATGTCTTAAATGATGTAAATAAAGTTCAAAGCAAACCGAAATTATTCATCAACGCTGCAAAAGGTATCGAACCAGATACGTTTTTACGAGTTAGTGAAATATTTAACGAGATGATTCCAAGCAAATTCTTAAAAGGATTTGTTGCCCTAAGTGGACCATCACATGCAGAGGAAGTAATTAAGAATATGACGACAGTGGTCACCACTGCAAGTGATGTAAATGAACACGCAGTATTCGCCCAAATGTTATTTAATAATAATGATTATTTCCGAGTTTATTCTTCAACCGATCTAAAAGGAGTAGAACTTGGTGGAGCTTTAAAAAATATTTTTGCTCTCGCTTCTGGTTTAATTGCCGGAAAAGGGATGGGAGATAATGCAAGAGCTGCACTTATTACACGAGGATTGGTCGAAATGGAGAAATTTTACGAGAATTACGGCGCAGATACGAAAAGTCTTAAAGGTTTAACAGGTTTAGGGGACTTAGTTGTTACATGTACGAGTTCTCATTCAAGAAATTACCAAGCTGGTTTTAAAATTGGTCACGGGAAAGATCTTGAAGAGACTTTAAAATCAATGACAATGGTAGTCGAAGGAATTAGAACATGTGAAGCAGCCTATAAGTACGCTGTTGAACATGATTTAGACCTACCAATAATCACAGCTATTTATCATGTTTTGTTTGATAAAATGACTCCAGAATTAGCCCTTAAAAAGCTTTTTGAACGTAGTTTGAAGAGTGAACATTAG
- the der_1 gene encoding GTPase Der, translated as MLPTVAIVGRPNVGKSTLFNRIIGERLSITDDEPGITRDRIYSKAEWLTKEFNIIDTGGIDFNDAPFIHEIKSQTEIAIQEADLIVLLCDIRSGITDDDLYIARMLYKSKKPIVVALNKADDINLTDTMYEFYSLGLGDPVPVSSLHGVGLGDLLDAIVHKLPEIEDIEYEEDRIKLCLIGRPNVGKSSLTNALLGENRVIVSKVEGTTRDSIDSLFKYDDQDYVVIDTAGLRKRGKVYENAEKYSVLRALSAIDRSDICLVLIDAETGIREQDKKIAGYAIDAGKSIMVVVNKWDTVEKDTNTMIKWEKEIRAHFQFITYAPIIFLSATTKQRVKTLFPEINRIYHNFARRVQTSVLNDVILDAFYVNPPKNHNGGKVKVFYATQVATKPPTFVLFVNDEHVMHFSYQRYLLNRLRESFDFEGTPIKLILRKRD; from the coding sequence ATGTTACCAACTGTCGCAATCGTTGGAAGACCAAACGTAGGTAAATCTACACTCTTTAACCGTATTATCGGTGAAAGATTAAGTATCACCGATGATGAACCAGGTATCACAAGAGATAGAATTTACTCAAAAGCCGAATGGCTTACAAAAGAATTTAATATTATAGACACGGGGGGTATCGACTTTAACGATGCTCCTTTTATTCACGAAATTAAATCACAAACAGAGATAGCTATTCAAGAAGCTGATCTGATTGTGTTGCTTTGTGATATCAGAAGTGGAATTACTGATGATGATTTATATATTGCTAGAATGCTATATAAATCAAAAAAACCAATCGTTGTTGCTCTAAATAAAGCAGATGATATTAACTTAACTGATACAATGTATGAGTTTTACTCTCTAGGTTTAGGGGACCCTGTTCCGGTATCTAGTTTACACGGTGTTGGATTAGGAGATTTATTAGACGCAATTGTGCATAAATTACCTGAAATTGAAGATATTGAATATGAAGAAGACCGAATTAAGCTATGTTTAATTGGTCGTCCTAATGTTGGAAAATCTTCACTTACTAACGCATTACTAGGTGAAAACAGAGTAATAGTTTCTAAGGTTGAAGGTACGACAAGAGACTCAATTGATAGTTTGTTCAAATATGACGATCAAGATTATGTTGTAATTGACACTGCTGGTTTAAGAAAAAGAGGTAAAGTCTACGAGAATGCTGAAAAGTATTCAGTTTTACGAGCTTTAAGCGCAATTGACAGAAGTGATATTTGTCTAGTTTTAATTGATGCCGAAACAGGTATCAGAGAACAAGACAAAAAAATTGCTGGTTATGCAATCGATGCTGGCAAATCAATTATGGTAGTAGTAAATAAATGGGACACTGTAGAAAAAGATACAAACACGATGATTAAATGGGAAAAAGAGATTAGAGCTCACTTCCAATTTATTACTTACGCACCAATCATTTTCTTAAGTGCAACAACAAAACAACGAGTAAAAACATTATTCCCAGAAATAAACAGAATCTATCATAACTTCGCAAGAAGAGTTCAAACAAGTGTTTTAAATGATGTTATCCTTGATGCATTTTACGTTAATCCACCGAAAAACCATAATGGTGGTAAAGTAAAAGTATTCTACGCTACACAAGTAGCTACCAAACCACCAACATTTGTCTTATTTGTTAATGATGAACATGTTATGCATTTTAGTTATCAAAGATATCTATTAAATCGTTTAAGAGAATCTTTTGATTTTGAAGGAACACCAATCAAGTTGATTCTAAGAAAGCGTGATTAA
- the rpsA_2 gene encoding 30S ribosomal protein S1, whose translation MEFKMNNVKVGRVVEGTVFQVNDDVCYVDLGAFADGLVNKDHLSLTPIDSCKDVVKEGDVLKFKVSQINYDDQRIILSRLDMLRGENRMKFDETMGSDVRIKAKVTRVTRGGLQLRYNDIELFMPASHVDVKRVELEDFEGKVLECKIIENDGRKVVVSRKLLLKEDAKVARKEALENIKIGDKFDGTVTKIMEFGAFVNIGLVEGLLHRSEISHYHVKTVSEVLKEGDKVHIEVIKKEKNKIGFSIKSMEKTPWEIFAENKKVGDEVEGTIIRKMATGMLVEVDKEVVGIINDRDYSWNPRENLAGEVEVGSKLTLKILTLDPPKKRMSLSKKHLEYNPWNDVSVKVNEEVSGTVEALQTNGALVKVQGVKAFLPIGEISGERVNQISDVLKVDDVIKALVLEVDKRNWRMKISIKALKDRKERAIFENYKKDEVEVKKQTLGDLFKDKFDEFK comes from the coding sequence ATGGAGTTTAAAATGAACAATGTCAAAGTAGGAAGAGTTGTTGAAGGGACAGTTTTTCAGGTAAACGATGACGTGTGTTATGTAGACTTAGGAGCATTCGCGGATGGGTTAGTAAATAAGGATCATTTATCTTTAACACCAATTGATTCTTGTAAAGATGTCGTTAAAGAAGGAGACGTACTTAAATTTAAAGTAAGTCAAATCAATTACGATGACCAACGCATCATCTTATCTAGATTAGATATGTTACGTGGTGAAAACCGCATGAAATTTGATGAAACAATGGGTAGCGATGTTAGAATTAAAGCAAAAGTTACTAGAGTAACTCGTGGTGGATTACAACTTCGCTATAATGATATAGAGTTATTTATGCCTGCAAGTCATGTTGACGTAAAAAGAGTTGAATTAGAAGACTTTGAAGGTAAAGTTTTAGAATGTAAAATAATCGAGAATGATGGACGTAAAGTCGTAGTATCTAGAAAATTATTATTAAAAGAAGATGCTAAAGTAGCTCGTAAAGAAGCTTTAGAAAACATCAAAATTGGTGACAAATTTGATGGAACAGTTACAAAAATCATGGAATTTGGAGCATTTGTAAACATTGGTTTAGTCGAAGGATTACTTCATAGAAGTGAAATCTCTCATTACCATGTTAAAACCGTTTCTGAGGTTTTAAAAGAAGGCGACAAAGTTCATATTGAAGTTATTAAAAAAGAGAAAAACAAAATTGGCTTCAGTATTAAATCTATGGAAAAAACACCTTGGGAAATCTTCGCTGAAAACAAAAAAGTTGGCGACGAAGTAGAAGGTACAATTATCCGTAAAATGGCAACTGGTATGTTAGTTGAAGTTGACAAGGAAGTTGTGGGGATTATCAACGACCGTGATTATTCATGGAATCCTCGTGAAAACTTAGCTGGAGAAGTTGAAGTTGGAAGTAAATTAACACTTAAAATCTTAACTTTGGATCCACCTAAAAAACGTATGAGCTTATCAAAAAAACACTTAGAGTATAACCCTTGGAACGATGTTTCTGTGAAAGTTAATGAAGAAGTAAGTGGAACTGTTGAAGCCTTACAAACTAATGGAGCTTTAGTAAAAGTTCAAGGCGTTAAAGCATTCTTACCAATCGGAGAGATTAGTGGAGAACGAGTAAACCAAATTAGTGATGTTTTAAAAGTTGATGACGTTATCAAAGCTTTAGTATTAGAAGTGGATAAACGCAACTGGAGAATGAAGATTAGTATTAAAGCATTAAAAGATAGAAAAGAACGTGCCATCTTTGAAAATTATAAAAAAGATGAAGTAGAAGTAAAAAAACAAACACTTGGAGATTTATTTAAAGATAAATTTGACGAGTTTAAATAG
- the cmk gene encoding Cytidylate kinase, with translation MKYIQIAIDGPAGAGKSTIAKLVAEKLNFTYIDTGAMYRAITLKAIESKIDLEDESKFDFIYTTTFEFKNTHLFMDGVDISERIRNHDVSNNVSLVSSYFSVRKELVKIQQEMAKHDSIVMDGRDIGYIVLPKANYKFFLTASIDERANRRQLDNEKRGLKSNLDLLKTEIARRDHFDTTREHSPLKAADDAVIIDTSHLTIEEVVSSITLRIREEEFYGV, from the coding sequence ATGAAATATATCCAAATAGCAATTGACGGCCCAGCTGGCGCTGGAAAATCAACAATTGCGAAACTAGTCGCAGAAAAACTTAACTTTACTTACATCGACACTGGTGCAATGTACCGTGCAATTACTTTAAAAGCTATTGAGAGCAAAATAGATTTAGAAGATGAATCTAAATTTGATTTCATATATACGACTACATTTGAATTTAAGAATACTCATCTATTTATGGATGGTGTAGATATTTCAGAAAGAATTCGCAACCATGATGTTTCAAACAATGTTTCGTTAGTATCAAGTTATTTCAGTGTTCGAAAAGAGTTAGTAAAAATTCAACAAGAAATGGCAAAACATGACAGTATTGTTATGGATGGTAGAGACATTGGCTATATCGTTTTACCAAAAGCTAATTATAAATTCTTCTTAACTGCATCAATTGATGAAAGAGCAAATAGAAGACAATTAGATAATGAAAAACGTGGTTTAAAAAGCAATTTAGATTTATTAAAAACAGAAATAGCACGAAGAGACCACTTCGATACAACAAGAGAACACAGTCCTTTAAAAGCTGCGGATGACGCAGTTATAATCGACACTTCACATTTAACAATCGAAGAAGTAGTATCTTCAATTACTTTAAGAATAAGAGAGGAAGAGTTTTATGGAGTTTAA
- the rluB gene encoding Ribosomal large subunit pseudouridine synthase B: MERLQKVIARSGYASRRKAETLILENKVKVNGVLCNTLGTKVSRKDVVTVNGRTIEQEEKVYYVLYKPEGYISTTQDEKDRRKVTDLVPNDKRIFPVGRLDYDTSGVLLMTNDGDFMNLMTSPKHHVEKEYRVKLQGFLRKEESLQLARGVEIDGYKTKRCIVKNVEYNKKNETSIATIIIKEGKYHQVKKMFESVDHPVLKLKRERFGVVTLKGLRTGEARRLKPYEIKQLKESAKDK; the protein is encoded by the coding sequence ATGGAAAGACTTCAAAAAGTAATCGCGAGAAGCGGATATGCAAGTAGAAGAAAAGCTGAAACCTTAATTTTAGAGAATAAAGTTAAAGTAAATGGTGTTCTTTGTAATACTCTAGGTACCAAAGTATCTAGAAAGGATGTTGTTACCGTTAATGGTAGAACAATCGAACAAGAAGAAAAAGTTTACTATGTTTTATACAAACCTGAAGGGTACATTTCAACAACACAAGATGAGAAGGATCGTCGTAAAGTAACTGACTTAGTTCCTAATGATAAACGAATCTTCCCTGTAGGAAGATTAGATTATGATACTAGTGGTGTTCTTTTAATGACGAACGATGGCGATTTCATGAACCTTATGACTTCACCAAAACATCATGTTGAAAAGGAGTACCGTGTAAAACTACAAGGGTTCTTACGAAAAGAAGAATCTTTACAGTTAGCACGAGGTGTTGAAATAGATGGATATAAAACAAAAAGATGTATTGTTAAAAATGTCGAATACAATAAGAAAAATGAAACATCTATCGCTACAATCATCATTAAAGAAGGTAAATATCATCAAGTCAAAAAGATGTTTGAAAGTGTGGACCACCCTGTCCTAAAACTAAAACGTGAACGTTTTGGTGTGGTGACTTTAAAAGGCCTTAGAACAGGCGAAGCAAGAAGATTAAAGCCATATGAAATCAAACAATTGAAAGAATCAGCGAAAGATAAATAA
- the tlyC gene encoding Hemolysin C, giving the protein MFLLALGDFKLLALSDISLGLVILMIILVVVSAFFSMSETVFSSVNPIRLKTMIEDGVGGSKKALWITEHFDKTITTILVGNNLANIALTTVSVAFFAKLLTNNPQLVEVINVLVITIIVLIFGEIIPKSFAKNNADRMSLALSSILYWLIYVLSPVTWVFLKIKGWLVKENGEEKVSVTGDELETIIDTMEEEGSIDEDEAEMLQSVLDLSEKKVYDIMTPRVDMIGIDVEEEIEDILKMFFESQFSRIPVYEETRDNVIGILHERDLFTKIIKGQKVELRQLMKVPMFVSKSMRVDTLIETLQRENSHMAIVSGEYGGTSGIVTMEDALEELVGEIYDEHDEVDDEFIQQLKDNKYGINAEIDLEDLFEELEIGNPPKTQYSKLQGWLYEMFEDIPEVDEGYTYIQEIPNYEHDDDEPTFLSLRFVVKDIKERRISYVYLTIDEITKEE; this is encoded by the coding sequence ATGTTTTTACTAGCATTAGGAGATTTTAAATTATTAGCGTTAAGCGATATATCTCTAGGTTTAGTAATTTTAATGATTATCTTAGTAGTTGTTTCAGCGTTTTTCTCAATGAGTGAAACGGTTTTTAGTAGCGTTAACCCAATACGTTTAAAAACAATGATAGAAGATGGTGTCGGTGGAAGTAAGAAAGCTTTATGGATAACCGAACACTTTGATAAAACTATCACAACGATATTAGTAGGGAATAATTTAGCGAACATCGCACTTACCACAGTAAGTGTTGCTTTCTTTGCGAAATTATTAACAAATAACCCACAATTAGTTGAAGTAATAAATGTATTAGTTATCACTATCATCGTGCTTATCTTCGGTGAAATCATACCCAAAAGCTTTGCCAAAAACAATGCTGATAGGATGTCTTTAGCTTTAAGTAGTATTTTATACTGGTTAATTTATGTATTATCTCCAGTAACTTGGGTTTTCCTGAAAATCAAAGGTTGGTTAGTTAAAGAAAATGGCGAAGAAAAAGTATCTGTAACAGGAGATGAACTAGAAACAATTATCGATACTATGGAAGAAGAAGGTAGTATTGATGAAGATGAAGCAGAAATGCTCCAAAGTGTATTAGATCTTTCTGAAAAGAAAGTTTATGATATTATGACACCTCGTGTTGATATGATAGGAATTGATGTTGAAGAAGAAATTGAAGACATTCTAAAAATGTTTTTTGAATCTCAATTCTCAAGAATTCCTGTTTATGAAGAGACAAGAGATAATGTTATTGGTATCTTACATGAAAGAGACTTGTTTACTAAAATAATCAAAGGACAAAAAGTTGAACTAAGGCAATTAATGAAAGTACCGATGTTTGTTTCAAAATCAATGCGTGTCGATACATTAATAGAAACACTCCAAAGAGAAAACTCACATATGGCCATTGTAAGTGGTGAATACGGGGGAACTAGTGGAATCGTTACTATGGAAGACGCTCTTGAAGAGTTAGTCGGAGAAATTTACGACGAACATGATGAAGTTGATGATGAATTCATCCAACAACTAAAAGACAACAAATATGGAATAAATGCAGAAATAGATTTAGAAGATTTATTTGAAGAATTAGAAATAGGGAATCCACCTAAAACACAATATAGTAAACTACAAGGTTGGCTATATGAAATGTTTGAGGACATTCCTGAAGTAGATGAGGGATATACATATATACAAGAAATCCCTAATTATGAGCATGACGATGATGAACCAACTTTCTTATCTTTACGTTTTGTCGTAAAAGATATTAAAGAACGTCGAATCAGTTATGTATACTTAACAATAGACGAAATAACAAAAGAAGAATAA
- the efp gene encoding Elongation factor P, producing MITTNDFKTGVTIQSDGHLWLVIEFQHVKPGKGPAFVRSKLRNLRTRAVVDKTWRAGEKVATAHIDKEKMLYSYNMGETAVFMNNETYEQVEVDMNGIREQLNFIIEGMEVNVISFEGEILSVDIPEKVTLSVTQADPAVKGNTAQTATKDCVVETGFKLQVPLFVSEGDRIVINTNTGKYDTRAQ from the coding sequence ATGATAACAACAAATGACTTTAAAACAGGAGTAACAATCCAAAGTGACGGACACTTATGGCTAGTAATAGAGTTCCAACACGTGAAACCAGGAAAGGGTCCTGCTTTTGTAAGAAGTAAATTGAGAAACTTACGTACTCGTGCTGTAGTTGATAAAACTTGGCGTGCGGGTGAAAAAGTAGCAACCGCTCATATAGATAAGGAAAAAATGTTGTATTCTTACAACATGGGAGAAACTGCTGTATTCATGAACAATGAAACTTATGAACAAGTTGAAGTTGATATGAATGGGATTAGAGAACAGTTAAACTTTATTATCGAAGGTATGGAAGTAAATGTAATTAGCTTTGAAGGAGAAATCTTAAGTGTAGATATCCCTGAAAAAGTAACATTATCAGTAACACAAGCAGATCCAGCAGTAAAAGGTAATACAGCACAAACAGCGACAAAAGATTGTGTTGTAGAAACAGGATTTAAACTACAAGTTCCTTTATTTGTAAGTGAAGGCGATAGAATCGTCATCAATACAAATACTGGAAAGTATGATACAAGAGCTCAATAA
- the moeZ gene encoding putative adenylyltransferase/sulfurtransferase MoeZ, which translates to MDFWSLALAIVLGLGLGLIMMRNQGVDFSKISVLKRNDFLDNMRKGQLIDVRKKAQYEEDKIKGARNFTTRQLTAKISKLRKDQTVYLYCQNGRRSKRVARSLMRKKYHQVYVLEGGFDSYNNPK; encoded by the coding sequence ATGGACTTTTGGAGTTTAGCATTAGCAATCGTTTTAGGTCTTGGTTTAGGTTTGATAATGATGCGAAATCAAGGTGTTGATTTTTCTAAAATATCAGTTTTAAAAAGAAATGATTTTCTAGATAATATGCGTAAAGGACAATTAATAGATGTTAGAAAAAAAGCGCAGTATGAAGAAGACAAAATCAAAGGTGCTCGTAATTTTACAACACGTCAACTAACAGCAAAAATTAGTAAATTACGTAAGGATCAAACTGTTTATCTTTATTGTCAAAATGGACGAAGAAGCAAACGAGTTGCACGTAGTTTAATGAGAAAAAAATATCATCAAGTTTATGTTCTTGAAGGTGGATTTGATTCTTACAATAATCCAAAATAA
- the ywrD gene encoding Putative gamma-glutamyltransferase YwrD yields MNNPFYSKRQSTYAKNGVVATSEGLASQAGLSILKQGGNAVDAAVATAAALTVVEPTSNGIGSDCFALVYINAKLHGMNSSGYSSHNITIDKVKRLGHERMPIGGVVPITVPGTPKGWASLINKWGNLSLLEVLTPAIILARDGFIISETVGFYFTKAINTYKKRNTTSEYDHFYKVFTKNGVPYKAGDLFKSEFHASTLEEIGKTNSNSFYKGDLANKIVSFMEENNGFIDMKDLNEYEAEFVEPISVNYKGYDICEIPPNGQGITALMALNLLNDESLIEGKIETTHKQIEAVKIAFSDTLKYVTDAKFMKVNPDFLISDEYVKLRKKDITDKALLHEPIDYKKAGTVYLATADKDGNMVSFIQSNYMGFGSGIVIPGTGIAMQNRGHTFSLDENHHNKLEPRKRTYHTIIPGFIMKDNEAVGAFGVMGGFMQPQGHLQVVMNLIDFKMNPQSALDAPRFRWDDKLKVSIENTFDIYVAQKLREKGHHINIDLYNGGFGRGQIILKEKDHYVAGTETRCDGYIAYY; encoded by the coding sequence GTGAATAATCCATTTTATAGTAAAAGGCAGAGCACTTACGCTAAAAACGGGGTTGTAGCCACAAGTGAAGGATTAGCTAGCCAAGCTGGTTTATCAATCCTTAAACAAGGTGGAAATGCTGTTGATGCAGCTGTCGCGACTGCTGCAGCTTTAACTGTTGTTGAACCAACTAGTAATGGAATTGGTAGTGACTGTTTTGCTTTGGTCTATATCAACGCTAAATTACACGGTATGAACAGTAGTGGGTATTCTAGTCATAATATCACAATTGATAAAGTAAAACGCTTAGGACACGAAAGAATGCCAATAGGAGGAGTTGTACCTATTACTGTACCTGGTACTCCTAAAGGTTGGGCTAGTTTAATTAACAAATGGGGTAATTTAAGTTTATTAGAAGTATTAACTCCCGCAATTATATTAGCTCGAGATGGTTTTATTATTAGTGAGACTGTTGGGTTCTATTTTACAAAAGCGATCAATACATATAAGAAAAGAAATACAACAAGTGAATACGATCATTTCTATAAAGTGTTTACTAAAAACGGTGTACCTTATAAAGCTGGAGATTTGTTTAAATCAGAGTTTCATGCGAGTACATTGGAAGAAATTGGTAAAACAAATAGTAATAGTTTTTATAAAGGTGATTTAGCTAATAAAATTGTTTCTTTCATGGAAGAAAATAATGGTTTTATTGATATGAAAGATTTAAACGAATATGAAGCAGAGTTTGTGGAACCAATCAGTGTTAATTACAAAGGTTATGATATTTGTGAGATACCTCCCAACGGACAGGGTATTACTGCACTTATGGCTCTTAATCTATTAAACGATGAAAGCTTAATAGAAGGAAAAATAGAAACTACTCATAAACAAATAGAAGCAGTAAAAATCGCTTTTAGCGATACTTTGAAATATGTTACTGATGCTAAATTTATGAAAGTAAATCCTGATTTCCTAATTAGCGATGAATACGTTAAATTAAGAAAGAAAGATATAACTGATAAAGCATTACTCCATGAACCGATTGATTACAAAAAAGCTGGAACTGTATATTTAGCTACCGCTGATAAAGATGGAAATATGGTTTCTTTTATCCAAAGTAATTATATGGGATTTGGTAGTGGAATTGTTATTCCTGGGACAGGAATAGCAATGCAAAATAGAGGTCATACTTTTAGTTTAGATGAGAATCATCATAATAAACTAGAACCAAGAAAAAGAACTTATCATACCATTATTCCTGGCTTTATTATGAAAGATAATGAAGCAGTTGGTGCATTTGGAGTTATGGGAGGGTTTATGCAACCACAAGGTCATCTGCAAGTTGTGATGAATCTTATTGATTTTAAAATGAACCCCCAAAGTGCACTTGATGCCCCAAGATTTAGATGGGATGATAAACTTAAAGTATCAATAGAGAATACTTTTGACATTTATGTTGCTCAAAAATTACGAGAAAAAGGACATCATATCAATATTGATTTATATAATGGAGGATTTGGGAGAGGCCAAATCATCTTAAAGGAAAAAGATCATTACGTTGCTGGTACAGAAACCAGATGTGATGGTTACATAGCATACTACTAA
- a CDS encoding ADP-ribosylglycohydrolase, translating to MRNTKMLEAALLGSASALGLNWIYDREILKKESKKGSMIFRTIDHDLYSKSEKSFDVYPNHQLGQLDFMGEVLYLYHMFYEYEKADTIERWQEYLYEYFRKENEYDGYLESYGKDFLYRFKEAIENKEKQLEETTYIDKQLGGLVFLLELYENDHSIDKIGEAVKYSKTLTAYTNISSLTVMLNELIKKLDYGIKKDDALEDVIELAPEVYKNSLNAAVTIENTDVFVDNYAGVACEIGLSLPLIFHIIKKSSSWKEAMEMNATLGGASCARGIYISAILSRIYEIPEKYKILLFYKI from the coding sequence ATGAGAAATACAAAAATGTTAGAAGCTGCACTTTTAGGTAGTGCAAGTGCTCTAGGTTTAAACTGGATATACGATCGGGAAATACTTAAGAAAGAAAGTAAAAAAGGTTCAATGATCTTTAGAACTATTGATCATGATTTATATAGTAAATCAGAAAAAAGCTTTGATGTTTATCCTAATCATCAATTAGGACAATTAGACTTTATGGGTGAAGTTTTGTACTTATATCATATGTTTTATGAATATGAGAAGGCTGATACTATCGAAAGATGGCAGGAATACTTATACGAGTATTTTAGAAAAGAAAATGAATATGATGGTTACCTTGAATCATATGGTAAAGACTTCTTATATCGATTTAAAGAAGCTATTGAGAATAAAGAAAAGCAATTAGAAGAAACTACTTATATTGATAAACAACTAGGTGGTTTAGTTTTCTTACTAGAATTATATGAAAACGACCATTCAATTGATAAAATTGGTGAAGCAGTAAAATACTCAAAAACACTTACAGCGTACACTAATATTTCGTCTTTAACAGTGATGTTAAATGAGTTAATCAAGAAACTTGATTACGGTATTAAAAAAGATGATGCATTAGAGGATGTTATTGAATTAGCTCCAGAAGTATACAAGAATAGTCTAAATGCTGCAGTTACGATAGAAAATACAGATGTATTTGTGGATAACTACGCTGGAGTTGCTTGTGAAATAGGTTTAAGTTTACCACTTATTTTCCATATTATTAAAAAATCCTCTTCTTGGAAAGAAGCAATGGAAATGAATGCAACCTTAGGTGGTGCTAGTTGTGCTAGAGGTATTTATATTAGCGCTATATTAAGTAGAATTTATGAAATACCTGAAAAATATAAAATCCTCCTCTTTTATAAGATATAA